The genomic stretch TTCTTCCAATTGATTTGCTATGGCCAATGTTGTGTAATGAAATTGCTCAAGTCATTTCCGGTTCTCGCCCTGACCTCAGGCAACTAAATACTCAATCtacaatacaaaaacaaaaaacccaaaatgtCTATATAGgcaattcaattaaatgatCAAAAACTCAATGTATCAgttatatagaaattttaattctAAAAACAATCGTTAActatattaaacaatttcgGCATAATTTAATTACTCTGAATGATCaggaatatttatatataaattgtgtGCTTTCATTTtggaagtttttgttttttttattttttttttttggaaaaacaaaagcatattataaatatttgaagaCCTGAATTTAGAAAATACATTccccaatatacatacatacatatacaattttttgttttacatttctttttccttttgtttttttgcacatggttattttttgtttgttttttactaTATTAGTTTTCGATTTGCCACAACACAATGGTTTATTAATCTCTAACGTAATCGTAATCATAATCGTACacgtgtatgtacatatacatatgtatgtatatagattttttgttttatactttgtttgtacatataaatatgtttatcaaaacaacAATTCACTATTAATAAGTAGCATTTTGTTAAGAGTTTCattttgtataaaatatatttcatattcaatgtgtgtttgtgtgggtgtgtgtggatgtgtaTTTGTGCttggcaacaaaaacaattgatTGTATCTTTTATATGTGGGTGTATCTCtctgtttatgtgtgtgtgagtgtgcgtgtgtgtgtggtaagGTACGTTGGATTGTTTCTTAGTGTTTAATTGTAATGTGTACCCCAAAAACCAAAGGTACAAATTCTGAATACCCATCTTTATCTTCCTATATATTAAATGTTACTGGTAGTTAATGCACTTTAAAAGTGGACTTGTACTCGCACATACATTTATacccatacatatgtatgtatgtatgtatataatttctGTGCTGAATGATTCGAACGATTTATCAATAGAGTGAGAGAGTCTACAGTGAAATGGTTAATCCATTTATTTCGTTCTTGAATTACTTGTTTCAATGTATGTGTGCCTGTTTCTGAGTGATCCTTACTTCACACAGGACGTTCGTTTTGTGTGCGGAAACCTATCCATTATCCTATGTATCAATAACCGAATCAATCTCATCAATATCTAGCTAAATTTCTATACAGTTTCTCGTTTTTTTaatcacacacaaacaaaaaaaaatgtatcatatacataaatgcaaCTTGATATTTAAGTCAGAATATATCAATTTGAAAATTCAAAACTTCAGTTTATAGGATCTGACTGAAGAGAACTCGTGTCGAGGCAGCGTAACaggtttctttctttgatTTTGATCGAATCCAATTCTGTTCCAATTCCGGAAACTTTTACCTAGATGTTTCTAAGGTATTTAGTTTATCAAATATTTTGACTAGTTTTGCAttgggtatataaacttcatTTGAATtctggtattttttttttttgtttttcttggtttttgtatcaaatttggcatactTAGTCACttaattctggtttattttaaaataaataatttgtagTGTATTAGCAAACGGAATCTAAACTTAACATCTCATCACacaattatacaaaaatatactGTAAGATCGACTATAACATTTTTTATCGCTTTTATCGTCgtggttttcttttgtatgTTGTAACTTTTCCTTGAGCAATCACTTTTAAagacgaaaaacaaaaagaacacaACAAAGCATTTACAATATCTCATCTTAAGTACGATGGAGCGCAACAACATTAACAATTACTATCTGTTATAtaaatatctatgtatatgtaccaAATCAGCTAAAGCAAAACAGATACATACTGcctttacacatacatataaaccaAATCGGGTAAGACAACATAAAATACAAAGTCAAATTGCGTTTCCAAAGTATTTAACATTGATTTTGGTATGAATTATGGTTCTcatattctatatatgtatatagagagTTACTATTAGAGATCGCATTGTCTGGACCTCGACTCATTCTAATCGTAAATACATCTAAAAATATGAACAAGTGTTGTAGATTtcatttggttgtttttttttcgagttgttgttgttgtccacCCTTAATCGAAAGCCCCCCTTCGCCCAGATTGTGTTCAATCGATAACTCGCCGTTGTTGGACTTAAACTAAAATGCACTTGATCTTATAAATCTAGCTATTGCTGGCCAAGCAATTGAGGCGAATGAAGCAGGAAGATTGAATGCGAGTTTGATTCGGTTGGGTTCTTTTTAGATGTGGGTGGGTTTCCTTTCTTCTTGTTTGTTAGTTTGTTTCACACATATGAGGTGGCATCGTCTCCCGCACCATCGTTACGTCTTTGTGGGCGTTGATGTAGCGCGGTCTCTGACTCCTTAGTGGTCGGTATCTGGACCTGAAGCTGGGCCTGAGCCTGATGTTTCTCATATTCAATAATGTGCTCGCGTAGCAAGAAATTCTCACGTTGAATACGTTTAAGCAGGCGGCCAGAGACATCTGGTACGGCCCAGCGTAGAATGCCCTGCAACATGCTGATGATGTTCTGCAATAGAAAGTGGGAAATTTTGATATTAATTTCGATCGgttaaatgaaattcaaaaagCAACATTTCACCTGATAGACAACAATGAAGGTCAAGCGAATTGTGAGTATTTTCCAGTAGATCATGGGACGCTTATAGGGATGCTCATCCCAATGAGGATTACGGAATTCAGTGTAACGACATTCAGTGATATTCGCGTATTGACTGCTCGTCGAAATCGGCGGACTTTGGAAATTCTGGGTATTAAAGTAGGCCAAAGTGAAGTTTAGATAATTATTCAGCTCATGATCTCCCGTTGAGTGTTTATAGACAAGTTTCGGTATCAAATTCGTACTAAATGCTATAATCATGGCCTACaataagaaatgaaaacaagtAGATTAAACAACAGGGTGATAACTCGAATGGAGTTTTACTACTCACACTGGAGGCCACGGCGATGCGAGTGACCACAGTCATAATATTGTGCCACACGCCAATATCACGGGCGCGCATTCCCACTGGTCGACGGAAGAAACGAAGCATCTTAATGGCATCCAGACGCACTTCTATCGCATTGTTTATCAAGGCCAGCAACGGAGCCAGTGGAAAAGCCAAACTGAACAGTATAATAAAACCATATTGGACCACTAAAAGGGGGAGAAAATTTAGCCATTGCCAATACAATCTAACTCACAGTAAGGTAACTCACCCATTTCCAAATATTCTGCATAGAGGGAGTCATTCTCCATAGGCAGGAGATTGTAATCCTCTGTGAATTGATTACAGGGCACCAATCTTGGCTCATCTTCATGCTGACGTCTATACCAGTTGTAATGTTGAATATATCTCTTGATCGTACGCATTAGATATGGTACAAGCATCTCAATAACGGCATTAACAATCTGTTTGCCAACCATTATGATTACCAATTGCATGCACAGTTCCATGAGGCAGCCACCGGGATTGCATTCTTCCTGACGGAATCCAAGCACCGTATTATATTTGGCTGGGTAGCCAACAAATTTACCCTTAAGAAATGCTATATAGAATAGGGACGAATAGTAGTTGACAAACTGGAACACATAGTACTTAATTGTGAGACTCTCATCGTATTCGGTTTGGGTGCGACAGTACTCATAATTGGTCAGCTTTACGGCCAATTTCGAGTAGACCAAATCAAGTATAGAGATCACAACCAAATCTATAATGCCAGCTGTCATGGGTAGGACCATAACTTTGTAGGTCATTGAATTTTCACTACCCAGAATACTACTTGATGCACGTTGTGCCATGCGATAGATAATGATGGCTGCTATTGCAATGATTGAAATGGATAtctataaacaaataaatgagaAGTTACATTAATCAATTGATCTATTGGTCGTCTTCTTAATCTTTCTACTTACAAACAAAACCATAATGCTGTAGCTAGtaaaatttggcaaaaatttaatacTCCAAAACGGCACATCGGGATCAAGAGCATTAGGAAGGCCGCCTTGAGCTGATGCCTTTTGAGCGATTTTCTTTGAACGTGATATTTTGGCCAAGTATTGTGGACGCGGATGCTCAACATTGTGATTGAAACCGGTGAGACCCCAACGATGCACCAGGCCGGCTGAATAGCGTTTCCAGAACTCCAAATAAACCACCGCCCAAATGGCCATAACGAAGGCAAAGACCACAGTCATACTATTGTCAATTAGGTAATTAAATTTCGATGATGTGCATGTCTCGCTTAGCTTCCAGTAGTCACAGCTTCGATCGCATTGCGGACACATGATTGTGGTGCCATTGTCGTTGCATATATCGCGACTTATCGGATCACTGTTCCACGTTATGAACCCATAGATAAAGCAAATAATACCAATAATGCTAACTGGTATTAGCATCTGTGTGTAAAAGCCAAGCCATGCAAAATATAGAGCCACCTTGGCTCCAAAATAGTCCTTAACATGGTCTAATGGCTGCAGACTGCAATATAAAGATAATCAAAGTGAGATTCGTGTTTAAGATCTCTTAATTACTGCCAATTACTCACTTCTTCCATTTGCCAATGTTGGCCCACTCTTTAAGTAGCCGGTCACGTTCTTCTTTCTGAAAGGGATTAGATcaaaattaagcaaaattgCATAATTCTCAAAACATTCTTTGCTCACATCGTGCAGTGTATAGGCACAGGTGTAGATGCCATCCTGTATTAGCTTCTCAACGCCCAAATTGTCAGCCGTTTCTTCGCCCTCAACGAAATGTTGCCGCTGGAGTATAAAATTGATAATCGAATATCTAGTGCTGGCATCGAAGAAATTTGGATGTTCCGTATCGTAGAGTTCCAAATATTTCTGTGAGAATTCCAAGTGGATGCGTGCTTCGCGCTCCGGAAATAGAGCCGTATTCAATTGCACCGAACTGAACAGGCTGCGACACATGCGAGTCAGACAAGATTTGAATTCATGCTCAGACTCTTCGACAATTTGCTCCTGGCCCGGTATGGGGCGCAATGGcaatttgattttcaaaatttccGCATAACGATATAGAACTTGAAGTGGGGCATGCAGCTTTATGAAGTGTACACGTTGTCCCACATAGTGCTCCAATTCCAGACCTTCGCGTTGAAGATTTGCCTCGAAAATCTCACGTTTTCGTCGATGTTCCTCAATCAGATCTTCTCCATTGTAGGCGAGCACAAAGTCCACGCTGCGTTTGCCATCATTGAAACGCCGATATGTCTATATACACACAGAGAGGaagaatgaaattgaaattagaTTTACACATGCCGACATAGTCTATAGAagaagaaccaaaaaaaaaaaagaagaaaaaccgaGAGCGTGAAAGAGAGCAATACAGAGATTCTGAATGAGTTAGAGATATTTTAAGATGAATCATCAATATACAAGATTGTGGAAAATAAAAGTATTCACATGTTGATATGTATGAATGAATGAAcaacgtatatatatatataaataaataaatatgtataaatgtttttgcaactaaaaaaatttttgatagaAAAGCGACGTGTGGGTGCACACTTTCTTTAATCTTATTCTTCTTCACCTTATCTGACTTATCTTGGCTTTCAGCCTCTCCCAGTGAACGGGCAACATTTAGAATGAATCTCCTAAACATGGAACACTCTCAgaggaaaaaaaccaaaccccGTTGTTCTTAGAGATACGTTCAGCAACTGACTGATTGTTGCGTACTACTGCTTCGGATAGCCggaataaaatgaaatgtgtATGATTTCCAATAAAACCTGATatcaacaaaaatgtttggaGTATagcgaaaaaacaaaaacatttgaaatggAGCACAAACAAATGGATGCTTCTAAGAATTTACACTTGATATGGGTCTGATGCCCCAGAAAATGGATTACAAGTAAGTCGGACCTACGGTGATGGTATTTACAATAcgtatttttcctttttatatacaattgTGCCCATAAAGCTTCTAGTTCAATAAGCCAACTAACCAAATGAAATCGATCTACTATAGACTTTAGACCAAGAGTTTAGCTCTCATTTGTATATGATTTACAACTAATATtgatgtatttatgtataataGGTATATAGGGgcgcagaaaaaaaattgaatgaataATTGTTTAGATAGAGTTTTTACTTATAAAATGTAATGCTAAAAAATTGCCATTACCCATTCCCGCAAGCAAACTATAGTCAAAGAAATAAgggaagagaaagaaagaaagaaagaacagaacagaaaaatTAGAGTGTGTAAagtaagacagagagagagagagagagagagatagagagagtaTGGAGAACGAATTTGAGATttgacagagaaagagagagagaaaagtaagaagaagatatatatatgcgtGCATGGGGGGTGCTGCGATGCAAAGCCAGCCGAAGGCCAAGCcaactttattatttatttattttgttttttttttgtttttagcgaTCTTGTAGAACGCTGGCGTAGTGCGATCAACAAAAGAGAAGCGCGTGcatgagaaagagagagagagcacagATGTAGACAGAAAAATAGCAGTAGAAAGgtacagagatagagagagagagagaggagagaaaGTTATTGTTGCTTAGTGGTGCTTGATTTGGATCTGATCTATGTAGTCTGATCCGATCTGATCAGTTTTGATcctttttaatatttgtttttttgtttttgtggagGGATCAATCTCTCATATCACTTTTGATTTATGTTGACTGTAGAGTTGTTGGTGGTTTGTTTACCCTCAATTTCCACTGGGAGTATGTAATTGGCAATTTCTTATCTTTATGCGAAACTGTGCTACTTTGTCTTAAGAGACATCTAGAGACCTCATCGTCGCCAGGTCCTCCTAGGCCAGGTCGTCCGCCGCCTGCACCGCCAACTGCTGCTCCTCCTGCACCCCCTCCAGCAATACCCAGACCCAGTCCAGTGGGTAAATGTGTGCGTCCATTTTGTATACCAAGCATTTGCATTTGGGCCGCTATCGCAGCATCTGCCTGATCCATAACTCCTCCCGctccattgccattgccatgcCCATTGCCATTTAAATGCTCCAGTGCTGTTGATTGCCTATAACCAGGTTGCTGATATTGCCAACCCATGCTATTGCCCAAACGCATGCTATTCCTCGTTTCACCATCGCCGGCCAAATCGACAGCCGAATGATAGATAGTGTTCCTTGATTGTGAGAGCGATTTACGATGCGCTGCCGCCACCGCAGCTGCCTCCGAATCGGCCAGCGATATAGTATCAAAATATAGGCTCTCCCGCTCGTCCATCTCCGATTCTGGATAATCGTCGTGTGTGCGGACTGCAAAGGGGGGGATAGATAAGTTTCATTAGTCCAGAAACCAAAACAGAGGATAAACAATTTACAGGTGCTTGATACCAAAAGCGAATGATGGAAATAATGTGCAACGTAACCCAAAAGAAAGGATGAATGAATTTTCAGGATTCTGGCTGAAATTATGAGTTTCCATGTGAGATGTTAATGAAACTATATTGCCAACTGTCTATTCATATTAATTTGCTGATAAATTTAATTGATACGTTCTGCCGCTACCAATCCTAGATTATGATGATTAGGGAATTTCGTTTACGGGTAAACTTATCATCagaacacacatacatacatacactcaCTCTGGGTGAGTGCAGGGAAGGGAATAAAAAGTGGCTAATACTGATATCAAAGTCGAACATAAATACGTACAATGGCACATTTTTTGTGAGGTCATTTAAATGCGGTCAATTATATAATTGAGAGGGAAGGGGTCTTGAATGTGGGTGGGGGGTGAACTGTGTTATGAGTGACTAAGTGAGTTTAGGGTGTTTGATGATCAGTTTCCGCCACAACATCATCATGACGAtgttgataatgatgatgatgatgatacaGATAATGATGACTTCATGcaacaaactaaaaacaaaaagcaaaaggtaAATTGAGTGGTCACAACGATACATTAATCGACAAATTGTTATTTGTTAGTTTGATTTACCCGCCGAATACATGACTAAATTGCGGAATATTGTCAATCCTTTGGGCGTCacttgtatttttttctatgGAAACTCGAGCGATCGTTCGCCTCGCTCTCAGTTAGACGATGCTTTCTTCTCCTCCCTTTTATAATGTCGGCACGCATGCGTCTTTTGGGGCCACCAAGACATAGTGTTTGAAACCGACGGAAAGTAAAAAGAACCCGGTAGCTGAATACGGAGAACGGAGAACACGAACACGAGCAACGTTATTGGGTCAATAATACTGTCTTTATGGCGGTTAGCAGCTGCtggttaaaaatttaatttcaatatgAATTGATAAACGTATCGGTCACCATTtacacaaccacacacacacacacacacagtcgcACACCCCATCGACACACCATTCAGAATGATGTCAGATGTATAGTCGGACGACGGTAAAAGCCGCGTTCTAGAGTGAGAAATGCGTACGCTCTCAATGTTTGCCGCTtactaaaagcaaaataatacTACAATAATATAAACTGAATTGgaacacacatatgtatgtatatagaatcCACTCGCGCACACTCCTCACAGAGCGCCGTCGCAGTGACTCTAGTTTCGACTAACCgacaacacaaacaaaaatgtaGACCAAACACAACCGGGCAGCGAACTGTGACGCTTTTTAATCTAGGGACTGACTGCAGGGTCACAG from Drosophila willistoni isolate 14030-0811.24 unplaced genomic scaffold, UCI_dwil_1.1 Seg143.1, whole genome shotgun sequence encodes the following:
- the LOC6648793 gene encoding anoctamin-1 isoform X4, whose protein sequence is MFRRFILNVARSLGEAESQDKSDKTYRRFNDGKRSVDFVLAYNGEDLIEEHRRKREIFEANLQREGLELEHYVGQRVHFIKLHAPLQVLYRYAEILKIKLPLRPIPGQEQIVEESEHEFKSCLTRMCRSLFSSVQLNTALFPEREARIHLEFSQKYLELYDTEHPNFFDASTRYSIINFILQRQHFVEGEETADNLGVEKLIQDGIYTCAYTLHDKEERDRLLKEWANIGKWKNLQPLDHVKDYFGAKVALYFAWLGFYTQMLIPVSIIGIICFIYGFITWNSDPISRDICNDNGTTIMCPQCDRSCDYWKLSETCTSSKFNYLIDNSMTVVFAFVMAIWAVVYLEFWKRYSAGLVHRWGLTGFNHNVEHPRPQYLAKISRSKKIAQKASAQGGLPNALDPDVPFWSIKFLPNFTSYSIMVLFISISIIAIAAIIIYRMAQRASSSILGSENSMTYKVMVLPMTAGIIDLVVISILDLVYSKLAVKLTNYEYCRTQTEYDESLTIKYYVFQFVNYYSSLFYIAFLKGKFVGYPAKYNTVLGFRQEECNPGGCLMELCMQLVIIMVGKQIVNAVIEMLVPYLMRTIKRYIQHYNWYRRQHEDEPRLVPCNQFTEDYNLLPMENDSLYAEYLEMVVQYGFIILFSLAFPLAPLLALINNAIEVRLDAIKMLRFFRRPVGMRARDIGVWHNIMTVVTRIAVASSAMIIAFSTNLIPKLVYKHSTGDHELNNYLNFTLAYFNTQNFQSPPISTSSQYANITECRYTEFRNPHWDEHPYKRPMIYWKILTIRLTFIVVYQNIISMLQGILRWAVPDVSGRLLKRIQRENFLLREHIIEYEKHQAQAQLQVQIPTTKESETALHQRPQRRNDGAGDDATSYV
- the LOC6648793 gene encoding anoctamin-6 isoform X3; translated protein: MYSAVRTHDDYPESEMDERESLYFDTISLADSEAAAVAAAHRKSLSQSRNTIYHSAVDLAGDGETRNSMRLGNSMGWQYQQPGYRQSTALEHLNGNGHGNGNGAGGVMDQADAAIAAQMQMLGIQNGRTHLPTGLGLGIAGGGAGGAAVGGAGGGRPGLGGPGDDETYRRFNDGKRSVDFVLAYNGEDLIEEHRRKREIFEANLQREGLELEHYVGQRVHFIKLHAPLQVLYRYAEILKIKLPLRPIPGQEQIVEESEHEFKSCLTRMCRSLFSSVQLNTALFPEREARIHLEFSQKYLELYDTEHPNFFDASTRYSIINFILQRQHFVEGEETADNLGVEKLIQDGIYTCAYTLHDKEERDRLLKEWANIGKWKNLQPLDHVKDYFGAKVALYFAWLGFYTQMLIPVSIIGIICFIYGFITWNSDPISRDICNDNGTTIMCPQCDRSCDYWKLSETCTSSKFNYLIDNSMTVVFAFVMAIWAVVYLEFWKRYSAGLVHRWGLTGFNHNVEHPRPQYLAKISRSKKIAQKASAQGGLPNALDPDVPFWSIKFLPNFTSYSIMVLFISISIIAIAAIIIYRMAQRASSSILGSENSMTYKVMVLPMTAGIIDLVVISILDLVYSKLAVKLTNYEYCRTQTEYDESLTIKYYVFQFVNYYSSLFYIAFLKGKFVGYPAKYNTVLGFRQEECNPGGCLMELCMQLVIIMVGKQIVNAVIEMLVPYLMRTIKRYIQHYNWYRRQHEDEPRLVPCNQFTEDYNLLPMENDSLYAEYLEMVVQYGFIILFSLAFPLAPLLALINNAIEVRLDAIKMLRFFRRPVGMRARDIGVWHNIMTVVTRIAVASSAMIIAFSTNLIPKLVYKHSTGDHELNNYLNFTLAYFNTQNFQSPPISTSSQYANITECRYTEFRNPHWDEHPYKRPMIYWKILTIRLTFIVVYQNIISMLQGILRWAVPDVSGRLLKRIQRENFLLREHIIEYEKHQAQAQLQVQIPTTKESETALHQRPQRRNDGAGDDATSYV
- the LOC6648793 gene encoding anoctamin-6 isoform X1, whose product is MYSAVRTHDDYPESEMDERESLYFDTISLADSEAAAVAAAHRKSLSQSRNTIYHSAVDLAGDGETRNSMRLGNSMGWQYQQPGYRQSTALEHLNGNGHGNGNGAGGVMDQADAAIAAQMQMLGIQNGRTHLPTGLGLGIAGGGAGGAAVGGAGGGRPGLGGPGDDEVSRCLLRQSSTVSHKDKKLPITYSQWKLRTYRRFNDGKRSVDFVLAYNGEDLIEEHRRKREIFEANLQREGLELEHYVGQRVHFIKLHAPLQVLYRYAEILKIKLPLRPIPGQEQIVEESEHEFKSCLTRMCRSLFSSVQLNTALFPEREARIHLEFSQKYLELYDTEHPNFFDASTRYSIINFILQRQHFVEGEETADNLGVEKLIQDGIYTCAYTLHDKEERDRLLKEWANIGKWKNLQPLDHVKDYFGAKVALYFAWLGFYTQMLIPVSIIGIICFIYGFITWNSDPISRDICNDNGTTIMCPQCDRSCDYWKLSETCTSSKFNYLIDNSMTVVFAFVMAIWAVVYLEFWKRYSAGLVHRWGLTGFNHNVEHPRPQYLAKISRSKKIAQKASAQGGLPNALDPDVPFWSIKFLPNFTSYSIMVLFISISIIAIAAIIIYRMAQRASSSILGSENSMTYKVMVLPMTAGIIDLVVISILDLVYSKLAVKLTNYEYCRTQTEYDESLTIKYYVFQFVNYYSSLFYIAFLKGKFVGYPAKYNTVLGFRQEECNPGGCLMELCMQLVIIMVGKQIVNAVIEMLVPYLMRTIKRYIQHYNWYRRQHEDEPRLVPCNQFTEDYNLLPMENDSLYAEYLEMVVQYGFIILFSLAFPLAPLLALINNAIEVRLDAIKMLRFFRRPVGMRARDIGVWHNIMTVVTRIAVASSAMIIAFSTNLIPKLVYKHSTGDHELNNYLNFTLAYFNTQNFQSPPISTSSQYANITECRYTEFRNPHWDEHPYKRPMIYWKILTIRLTFIVVYQNIISMLQGILRWAVPDVSGRLLKRIQRENFLLREHIIEYEKHQAQAQLQVQIPTTKESETALHQRPQRRNDGAGDDATSYV
- the LOC6648793 gene encoding anoctamin-6 isoform X2 — its product is MDERESLYFDTISLADSEAAAVAAAHRKSLSQSRNTIYHSAVDLAGDGETRNSMRLGNSMGWQYQQPGYRQSTALEHLNGNGHGNGNGAGGVMDQADAAIAAQMQMLGIQNGRTHLPTGLGLGIAGGGAGGAAVGGAGGGRPGLGGPGDDEVSRCLLRQSSTVSHKDKKLPITYSQWKLRTYRRFNDGKRSVDFVLAYNGEDLIEEHRRKREIFEANLQREGLELEHYVGQRVHFIKLHAPLQVLYRYAEILKIKLPLRPIPGQEQIVEESEHEFKSCLTRMCRSLFSSVQLNTALFPEREARIHLEFSQKYLELYDTEHPNFFDASTRYSIINFILQRQHFVEGEETADNLGVEKLIQDGIYTCAYTLHDKEERDRLLKEWANIGKWKNLQPLDHVKDYFGAKVALYFAWLGFYTQMLIPVSIIGIICFIYGFITWNSDPISRDICNDNGTTIMCPQCDRSCDYWKLSETCTSSKFNYLIDNSMTVVFAFVMAIWAVVYLEFWKRYSAGLVHRWGLTGFNHNVEHPRPQYLAKISRSKKIAQKASAQGGLPNALDPDVPFWSIKFLPNFTSYSIMVLFISISIIAIAAIIIYRMAQRASSSILGSENSMTYKVMVLPMTAGIIDLVVISILDLVYSKLAVKLTNYEYCRTQTEYDESLTIKYYVFQFVNYYSSLFYIAFLKGKFVGYPAKYNTVLGFRQEECNPGGCLMELCMQLVIIMVGKQIVNAVIEMLVPYLMRTIKRYIQHYNWYRRQHEDEPRLVPCNQFTEDYNLLPMENDSLYAEYLEMVVQYGFIILFSLAFPLAPLLALINNAIEVRLDAIKMLRFFRRPVGMRARDIGVWHNIMTVVTRIAVASSAMIIAFSTNLIPKLVYKHSTGDHELNNYLNFTLAYFNTQNFQSPPISTSSQYANITECRYTEFRNPHWDEHPYKRPMIYWKILTIRLTFIVVYQNIISMLQGILRWAVPDVSGRLLKRIQRENFLLREHIIEYEKHQAQAQLQVQIPTTKESETALHQRPQRRNDGAGDDATSYV